The proteins below come from a single Corylus avellana chromosome ca3, CavTom2PMs-1.0 genomic window:
- the LOC132174609 gene encoding AAA-ATPase At2g18193-like has translation MISGLKNTTSSWFEAYAALSTSIMILQTAINQLLPLRLRTFVFSILKRFFSRLIASCVTLTIDESWDNCRNQLYVAAKEYLHSKITHANKNLRVGNLVRGEIAMAIQDGEAVEDVFDKIKVNWRFCVKEDELGRQQNQNNPPKLKGMYVLTFSEKDRKKVMDSYLPHVLSTYKAIKEGRKTMSIYNRINNNRSWTPLALNHPSTFDTLAIEPELKKGIINDLDRFLRRKDFYKKIGKPWKRGYLLYGPPGTGKSSMIAAMANYLKFDVYNLDLATFSSDSELMSALRETSSRSLIVVEDIDCNKVVHDRSKAVNVDPMFLKVTLSGILNAMDGLWSGNGDERIIVFTTNHKERLDPALLRPGRMDMHIYLSFCTFNGFRILASNYLDVQSHPSFEQVESLLEKVEVTPATIAEELLKSDDADVVLGGLVEFLKQKEMGGVKKEG, from the exons ATGATATCGGGTCTGAAGAACACAACATCATCATGGTTCGAAGCCTATGCAGCCCTCTCCACATCCATCATGATCTTACAAACCGCCATCAATCAACTTCTACCGCTGCGTCTTCGAACATTCGTCTTCTCAATATTAAAGCGCTTCTTCTCTCGTCTCATCGCCTCTTGTGTCACGCTCACCATCGATGAGTCCTGGGATAACTGTCGTAACCAACTCTATGTTGCTGCCAAAGAATACCTGCATTCTAAGATTACTCATGCAAACAAGAATCTTAGAGTAGGCAACTTAGTGAGGGGTGAGATAGCAATGGCAATCCAAGATGGAGAAGCTGTTGAAGATGTCTTTGACAAAATCAAGGTTAACTGGAGATTTTGCGTTAAGGAAGATGAGCTTGGTCGGCAACAAAATCAGAATAATCCGCCAAAATTGAAGGGCATGTACGTGCTAACTTTCTCTGAAAAGGATAGGAAGAAAGTCATGGATTCTTACTTGCCTCATGTCTTAAGCACATACAAGGCCATCAAAGAGGGAAGGAAGACGATGAGTATCTACAATAGGATTAATAATAACAGATCATGGACACCATTGGCTCTAAACCATCCATCCACATTCGACACACTCGCCATTGAACCTGAGTTGAAGAAGGGTATTATCAATGACCTTGATCGGTTCCTAAGGCGGAAGGATTTCTACAAAAAGATTGGCAAGCCATGGAAGCGTGGTTATTTATTGTATGGCCCTCCTGGAACTGGAAAATCGAGTATGATCGCAGCTATGGCTAATTACTTGAAGTTTGATGTCTACAATTTGGACCTCGCCACTTTTTCCTCTGATTCTGAACTGATGAGTGCCTTGCGTGAAACGTCGAGTCGTTCCCTAATTGTTGTTGAGGACATAGACTGCAACAAAGTGGTCCATGATCGATCAAAAGCGGTTAATGTAGATCCCATGTTCTTGAAG gtGACACTCTCAGGGATACTAAATGCCATGGATGGTTTGTGGTCAGGTAACGGGGACGAGCGAATCATAGTGTTTACTACAAACCACAAAGAGCGACTAGATCCTGCATTGTTACGTCCTGGTCGAATGGACATGCACATTTACTTGTCGTTCTGCACTTTTAATGGGTTCCGAATCTTAGCCTCCAATTATCTAGACGTGCAAAGCCACCCTTCCTTTGAACAGGTTGAAAGCTTGCTAGAGAAAGTAGAGGTGACTCCTGCAACAATAGCAGAAGAATTATTGAAGAGCGACGATGCTGATGTTGTTCTTGGAGGACTTGTTGAGTTCCTTAAGCAAAAGGAGATGGGAGGCGTTAAAAAGGAAGGATGA
- the LOC132174608 gene encoding AAA-ATPase At2g18193-like, whose protein sequence is MISGLKNTTSSWFEAYAALSTSIMILQTAINQLLPLRLRTFVFSILKRFLSRLIASCVTLTIDESWDNCRNQLYVAAKEYLHSKITHANKNLRVGNLVRGEIAMAIQDGEAVEDVFDKIKVNWRFCVKEDELGRQQNQNNPPKLKGMYVLTFSEKDRKKVMDSYLPHVLSTYKAIKEGRKTMSIYNRINNNRSWTPLALNHPSTFDTLAIEPELKKGIINDLDRFLRRKDFYKKIGKPWKRGYLLYGPPGTGKSSMIAAMANYLKFDVYNLDLATFSSDSELMSALRETSSRSLIVVEDIDCNKVVHDRSKAVNVDPMFLKVTLSGILNAMDGLWSGNGDERIIVFTTNHKERLDPALLRPGRMDMHIYLSFCTFNGFRILASNYLDVQSHPSFEQVESLLEKVEVTPATIAEELLKSDDADVVLGGLVEFLEQKEMGGVKKEG, encoded by the exons ATGATATCGGGTCTGAAGAACACAACATCATCATGGTTCGAAGCCTATGCAGCCCTCTCCACATCCATCATGATCTTACAAACCGCCATCAATCAACTTCTACCGCTGCGTCTTCGAACATTCGTCTTCTCAATATTAAAGCGCTTCCTCTCTCGTCTCATCGCCTCTTGTGTCACGCTCACCATCGATGAGTCCTGGGATAACTGTCGTAACCAACTCTATGTTGCTGCCAAAGAATACCTGCATTCTAAGATTACTCATGCAAACAAGAATCTTAGAGTGGGCAACTTAGTGAGGGGTGAGATAGCAATGGCAATCCAAGATGGAGAAGCTGTTGAAGATGTCTTTGACAAAATCAAGGTTAACTGGAGATTTTGCGTTAAGGAAGATGAGCTTGGTCGGCAACAAAATCAGAATAATCCGCCAAAATTGAAGGGCATGTACGTGCTAACTTTCTCTGAAAAGGATAGGAAGAAAGTCATGGATTCTTACTTGCCTCATGTCTTAAGCACATACAAGGCCATCAAAGAGGGAAGGAAGACGATGAGTATCTACAATAGGATTAATAATAACAGATCATGGACACCATTGGCTCTAAACCATCCATCCACATTCGACACACTCGCCATTGAACCTGAGTTGAAGAAGGGTATTATCAATGACCTTGATCGGTTCCTAAGGCGGAAGGATTTCTACAAAAAGATTGGCAAGCCATGGAAGCGTGGTTATTTATTGTATGGCCCTCCTGGAACTGGAAAATCGAGTATGATCGCAGCTATGGCGAATTACTTGAAGTTTGATGTCTACAATTTGGACCTCGCCACTTTTTCCTCTGATTCTGAACTGATGAGTGCCTTGCGTGAAACGTCGAGTCGTTCCCTAATTGTTGTTGAGGACATAGACTGCAACAAAGTGGTCCATGATCGATCAAAAGCGGTTAATGTAGATCCCATGTTCTTGAAG gtGACACTCTCAGGGATACTAAATGCCATGGATGGTTTGTGGTCAGGTAACGGGGACGAGCGAATCATAGTGTTTACTACAAACCACAAAGAGCGACTAGATCCTGCATTGTTACGTCCTGGTCGAATGGACATGCACATTTACTTGTCGTTCTGCACTTTTAATGGGTTCCGAATCTTAGCCTCCAATTATCTAGACGTGCAAAGCCACCCTTCCTTTGAACAGGTTGAAAGCTTGCTAGAGAAAGTAGAGGTGACTCCTGCAACAATAGCAGAAGAATTATTGAAGAGCGACGATGCTGATGTTGTTCTTGGAGGACTTGTTGAGTTCCTTGAGCAAAAGGAGATGGGAGGCGTTAAAAAGGAAGGATGA
- the LOC132175963 gene encoding L-type lectin-domain containing receptor kinase S.4-like — protein sequence MAETLTSLCVFLLLLYPVKPQDDARPLLDEFRGGFSAAGNNMSLDGVAGVDNNGFLLLTDFSAMALGHGFYSHPIQFKNSSGEVMSFSTSFAFAIVPQPGIQGGDGMAFAISPVKGIPGGDSGSYLGLFNTSNNGNSSNHILAVEFDTFQSVQFGEPDGNHVAIDINSISSIKSTPVMQFKGNDTNGTPLNLTSSQIIQAWIDYNSPTNQLDIRLSTDSAKPSSVLLSSKVNLSEILNESMYIGFSAATGLAASSHGILGWSFNVNGDAKSLDLSQLPKIQLPTAATGTKKNRRGLIVGVSASCALAVILLTALSFYIVRRKKMADVVEEWEHNIGPHRFPYEELKKATKGFKEKELIGSGGFGRVYRGILPNSDTQVAVKRISQHSKEGLRAFISEVSTIGRLRHRNLVQLLGWCRREADLLLVYEFMPNGSLDNHLFDEPKSVLSLLELIL from the coding sequence ATGGCAGAAACACTCACCTCTCTCTGTGTTTTCCTTCTACTCCTATATCCTGTAAAGCCTCAAGACGACGCTAGGCCCTTGTTGGACGAGTTCCGCGGCGGGTTCAGTGCTGCTGGCAACAACATGAGCTTAGACGGCGTTGCAGGGGTTGACAACAATGGCTTTCTTCTGCTAACAGACTTCTCGGCCATGGCACTGGGCCACGGGTTTTATTCACACCCAATCCAATTCAAGAACTCCAGCGGCGAAGTCATGTCCTTCTCCACCTCCTTCGCTTTCGCTATAGTCCCCCAGCCTGGGATACAAGGCGGCGACGGCATGGCTTTCGCAATCTCTCCCGTAAAAGGGATTCCTGGGGGTGATTCAGGCTCTTATCTTGGCCTCTTCAACACCTCCAACAATGGCAACTCCTCCAACCACATATTAGCGGTCGAATTCGATACTTTCCAGAGCGTTCAGTTCGGTGAACCCGATGGCAACCATGTTGCTATCGACATCAATAGCATCTCATCCATCAAATCTACTCCGGTCATGCAATTTAAGGGTAATGATACGAACGGTACCCCCCTTAATTTGACGAGTAGTCAGATTATTCAGGCATGGATCGATTATAATTCGCCAACAAATCAATTAGATATCAGGCTTTCCACCGACTCTGCTAAACCCAGTTCTGTACTTTTGTCCTCTAAAGTTAACCTTTCAGAAATTCTTAACGAATCCATGTACATCGGGTTTTCTGCTGCTACTGGTTTAGCAGCGAGCTCGCATGGTATACTGGGTTGGAGCTTCAACGTGAATGGAGACGCTAAATCCCTCGATTTATCTCAACTTCCTAAGATCCAGCTCCCCACTGCAGCCACTGGGACCAAAAAGAATCGTAGAGGCCTAATTGTTGGCGTCTCTGCTTCATGTGCTCTGGCTGTGATTTTGCTTACTGCTTTGTCGTTTTACATCGTCAGGAGGAAAAAGATGGCTGATGTGGTTGAGGAGTGGGAGCATAATATTGGTCCACACAGATTTCCTTACGAGGAACTGAAGAAAGCAACAAAAGGTTTCAAAGAGAAAGAGCTAATTGGATCTGGTGGATTCGGTCGAGTTTACAGAGGAATTCTGCCAAACTCAGACACCCAAGTTGCTGTGAAGCGTATTTCCCAACATTCAAAAGAAGGTTTGCGAGCGTTTATATCGGAGGTTTCTACTATTGGGCGTCTTCGTCATAGAAATTTGGTTCAATTATTGGGTTGGTGCCGTCGGGAAGCTGATCTACTACTTGTGTATGAATTCATGCCTAATGGAAGTTTGGACAATCACCTGTTTGATGAGCCCAAATCAGTCCTGAGCTTATTAGAATTAATCTTATAA
- the LOC132175879 gene encoding nucleotide-sugar uncharacterized transporter 2 — protein sequence MGFSDSLFGKAARKFIKRKDSDAGEAGRALEELRSSLYNELRTSEGAKRQQQRFCGPVVAMIFNFMVSVGIIMANKLVMGRIGFNFPIFLTLIHYITAWILLAIFKAFSLLPVSPPSKTTPVHSLFSLGTVMAFASGLANTSLKHNSVGFYQMAKIAVTPTIVLAEFIFFRKTISFKKVLALAVVSAGVAVATVTDLEFNWFGALVAIAWIIPSAINKILWSNLQQQGHWTALALMWKTTPTTVFFLLALMPWLDPPGVLKFKWNLYSIAAVLISSALGFLLQWSGALALGATSATSHVVLGQFKTCMIMFGGYLFFDSDPGSISICGAVVALCGMTVYTSQNFQKSGESLSKQNLPSPRPKPNDRESFLESDVKDASNVV from the exons ATGGGGTTCTCTGAttctttgtttggcaaagctgCCAGAAAGTTCATCAAAAGGAAAGATAGCGATGCAGGCGAAGCAG GTCGAGCACTGGAAGAACTCAGAAGTTCTCTTTACAATGAGCTACGAACCTCCGAAGGTGCTAAGCGCCAACAGCAAAGATTTTGTGGGCCGGTCGTGGCAATGATATTTAATTTCATGGTTTCTGTCGGCATTATTATGGCAAACAAATTG GTGATGGGGAGAATTGGATTTAACTTCCCAATTTTTCTCACATTAATCCACTACATTACTGCATGGATTCTACTTGCCATTTTCAAGGCATTCTCACTGCTTCCAGTCTCCCCACCTTCTAAAACAACTCCCGTGCATTCTCTCTTCTCGTTGGGGACTGTCATGGCTTTTGCCTCTGGCCTTGCCAATACCAGCCTAAAGCATAACAG TGTTGGTTTCTACCAAATGGCTAAAATTGCTGTCACCCCTACCATTGTTCTTGCAGAGTTCATCTTCTTCAGGAAAACCATTTCTTTCAAGAAG GTTTTGGCTCTGGCTGTTGTCTCTGCAGGTGTGGCAGTAGCAACTGTAACAGATTTGGAGTTCAATTGGTTTGGTGCTTTGGTTGCAATTGCATGGATAATCCCAAGCGCCATAAATAAAATCCTGTGGTCTAACTTGCAGCAGCAAGGCCATTGGACTGCTCTTGC GTTGATGTGGAAGACAACTCCAACTACGGTTTTCTTCTTACTAGCACTGATGCCATGGCTGGATCCACCAGGAGTGCTAAAATTTAAGTGGAATCTCTATAGCATTGCAGCTGTTCTTATATCTTCTGCACTTGGTTTTCTCCTTCAATGGTCGGGAGCTTTGGCGCTTGG GGCAACATCGGCAACTTCTCATGTTGTTCTAGGACAATTCAAGACTTGTATGATAATGTTTGGAGGCTATCTTTTTTTTGATTCAGATCCAGGGTCCATAAGCATCTGTGGAGCTGTTGTTGCTCTTTGTGGAATGACAGTATATACATCACAGAACTTTCAGAAATCGGGTGAAAGTTTGAGTAAGCAGAACTTACCATCTCCGAGACCAAAACCAAACGATAGAGAGAGCTTTTTAGAGTCGGACGTTAAAGATGCTTCAAATGTTGTCTAA
- the LOC132175618 gene encoding uncharacterized protein LOC132175618 isoform X2 yields the protein MCCLRQFLYPSEDDLYKLVRFLVERLSDLSQDGRTADVKDVNARRTEEDDLKRPSEDWPKKGDNEGVDFSVGKVGARLKDLRLKTEVPELLKTKPEDASVDRLYEDDLVPQKMDETAVDEIFCSRTGDFSKDTLTGVLSGKDLTEEVVDAGRGTSGNVETAAWKNDVLVFEQKGASFREQFSKIRYETEEIQNQEKVLTGEVTAKNSGLQQLEEELELLRAAAEMSFGDEHPIDFYLEQLNEKVDVKKRNLGELESEWEAVRKSLEEKKICLEESLYANSPEAQEKLQKLREVELEKQSILSEIGKRDEEHSKLSAELESQHKMAARSSYIHRIKEITKNSRKQDADIDRILKETRELQLESNSIQERLHRTYAVVDEIVFREAKKDPVGRQAYRLLTSFHESFEQISEKILATDRVRREVAEHEKKLAAMASRSLNVDKLQADLDAIRKENEYLEQRLQDHL from the exons ATGTGTTGCTTACGGCAGTTCCTGTATCCATCTGAAGACGACTTGTATAAGTTGGTCAGATTCCTGGTGGAGAGGCTTTCTGACTTATCTCAAGATGGAAGAACTGCTGATGTGAAGGATGTCAATGCTAGAAGAacagaagaagatgatctaaaAAGGCCTTCAGAGGACTGGCCAAAGAAGGGTGATAATGAAGGGGTAGATTTTAGCGTTGGGAAAGTTGGAGCTAGATTGAAAGATCTAAGACTGAAGACTGAAGTGCCAGAGTTGTTGAAGACCAAGCCTGAAGATGCCTCTGTTGACAGACTCTATGAGGATGATCTTGTTCCTCAAAAAATGGATGAAACAGCTGTTGATGAGATATTCTGCTCCAGGACAGGAGATTTCAGCAAGGACACACTTACTGGTGTATTAAGTGGGAAGGATTTGACTGAAGAAGTGGTGGATGCTGGAAGAGGTACATCGGGAAATGTAGAAACTGCAGCTTGGAAAAATGATGTTTTAGTGTTTGAACAGAAAGGAGCTTCTTTTAGAGAGCAGTTTTCCAAG ATAAGATATGAGACTgaagaaatacaaaatcaagaaaaagtGCTTACGGGGGAGGTTACAGCAAAGAACTCTGGATTACAGCAACTTGAAGAAGAATTGGAATTGTTAAGGGCAGCAGCAGAAATGTCATTTGGTGACGAACATCCTATTGACTTCTACCTTGAGCAGCTCAATGAGAAAGTAGATGTTAAAAAGCGTAATCTTGGGGAGTTGGAGTCAGAGTG GGAAGCTGTCAGAAAGTCTTTGGAAGAGAAAAAGATATGTCTTGAGGAGTCTCTATATGCAAACAGCCCAGAAGCTCAAGAAAAGCTCCAAAAGTTGAGAGAAGTTGAGTTGGAAAAGCAGTCTATCCTGTCTGAAATCGGAAAGAG GGATGAGGAGCATTCTAAACTTTCTGCAGAGCTCGAGAGCCAGCATAAAATGGCAGCTAGGAGTTCCTATATACATCGGATAAaggaaataacaaaaaacagtCGGAAACAGGATGCTGACATAGATCGGATCTTAAAAGAGACCAGGGAGCTTCAGTTAGAGAGTAATTCTATCCAAGAACGCCTTCATCGAACCTATGCCGTCGTAGATGAAATAGTATTCAG GGAAGCCAAGAAAGACCCAGTAGGGCGACAGGCTTATAGACTTCTCACCAGCTTCCACGAGTCATTTGAACAGATCTCTGAGAAAATTCTGGCCACTGACAGAGTACGAAGAGAAGTAGCTGAGCATGAAAAGAAGCTAGCAGCCATGGCATCCCGTAGCTTAAATGTAGACAAACTACAAGCTGATCTGGATGCCATAAGGAAGGAAAATGAGTACCTAGAGCAACGCCTTCAGGATCATCTCTGA